A genomic segment from Spinacia oleracea cultivar Varoflay chromosome 3, BTI_SOV_V1, whole genome shotgun sequence encodes:
- the LOC110784132 gene encoding scarecrow-like protein 8, giving the protein MASGFSGDVFYGGGGAGTGGGRAGMTSFRQQQPQQQQQQQSQGMLFSPMDQIAQRRADLLMGKRSFGDFQAYQQQILLQQQPQHHQQQHHQQQQQQQQQQNPLLFLQKHQQQQQQQQQSQQQLSFLQQQYLMRSVKQRTNGFASSSPISPLSPTIDLCSPTSNNSNSLSSSSARFGVPIYQQLRQQQFQQLQQQQQQQQQQQFLHHNNQFNNNPTNNCLIPNLSNNTSNNLINPTQSPNTGFSSLGYSNYGSQQKPDPQPDNFSGDGGGGYSNLVEPKVEEESEDHKILNTLQELEKQLLDDDDNDDENDDVSVITNSEWSETFQNLMSPSGNPSPTSPVPSPNTTTNNHACSSTSGSSNTNIITNNNNMISPSPTSSTSSCCSTSAPPLAPPPPETLTAKQLIKEAATAISDGKNDTATDFLARLARISNSKGSSEQRLAFYMGNALRSRACPSELSSPVNEIYSEDQMLAMYSLYDISPCFKFGLLAANLVMLEAITTALQEGIKVHVIDFDVGHGAQYVNLLRALAERRSQIIPSAGAGSAAGSYDLKVTVVETEVDNRGVKDSVKDGLIKLAERVGISLKFESLTRRITELTRESLGCEEGEAIVVNFAFKLHRVPDESVSSMENLRDELLRRVKGLNPRAVTLVEQEMNGNTAPFMTRVNESCAYYGALLDSLDLTLPKENPDRARIEEGIGRKMANSVACEGRDRVERAEVFGKWRARMGMAGFELKPLTQSVAESMRAKLDSARGGNPGFTVKEESGGVGFGWNGRTLTVASAWR; this is encoded by the coding sequence ATGGCGTCTGGATTTTCCGGGGATGTTTTCTACGGCGGAGGTGGTGCTGGAACCGGCGGAGGGAGGGCGGGGATGACGAGTTTCCGTCAACAACAAccgcaacagcagcagcagcaacaatcGCAGGGGATGTTGTTTTCTCCGATGGACCAGATCGCTCAACGGAGAGCGGATTTATTGATGGGGAAACGCTCTTTTGGTGATTTCCAAGCGTATCAACAACAAATCCTCCTTCAACAACAACCGCaacaccaccaacaacaacaccaccaacaacaacaacaacaacaacaacagcagaaTCCGCTCTTGTTTTTGCAGAAACAtcagcaacagcaacaacaacagcaacaatcGCAACAGCAGTTGTCGTTTTTACAGCAACAATACTTGATGAGATCGGTAAAACAAAGAACAAATGGTTTCGCATCGTCGTCGCCAATTTCTCCTCTTTCGCCAACCATTGATCTTTGTTCTCCGACTAGCAATAACagcaattctctctcctcttcttcgGCCCGGTTTGGTGTTCCGATTTACCAGCAACTCCGTCAACAACAGTTTCAACAACtccaacaacagcagcagcaacaacaacaacaacagtttCTCCACCATAATAACCAATTCAACAACAACCCCACAAATAATTGCTTAATCCCCAACCTTTCTAATAATACTAGCAATAACCTCATCAACCCGACCCAAAGCCCGAACACGGGATTCTCTTCTTTGGGGTATTCAAATTACGGGTCGCAGCAGAAACCCGACCCGCAGCCTGATAATTTTTccggtgatggtggtggtgggtaTTCGAATTTGGTTGAGCCAAAGGTGGAAGAAGAGTCAGAAGATCATAAGATCCTTAACACCTTACAGGAGCTAGAGAAGCAGCTTTTAGATGACGATGACAACGACGATGAAAACGATGACGTTTCAGTCATCACGAACAGCGAATGGTCTGAAACGTTTCAGAATCTCATGAGCCCGAGTGGGAATCCAAGCCCGACAAGCCCAGTTCCAAGCCCGAATaccaccaccaacaaccacGCTTGTTCTAGCACAAGCGGAAGCAGCAACACCAACATCATCACCAACAATAACAACATGATATCACCTTCTCCAACATCGTCGACCTCCTCCTGCTGCTCCACCTCAGCACCGCCACTTGCGCCACCTCCACCAGAGACTCTCACGGCGAAGCAGCTTATTAAGGAAGCAGCGACGGCAATCTCCGACGGGAAAAATGATACAGCAACTGATTTCCTGGCTCGTTTAGCTCGAATTTCGAATTCCAAGGGGAGTTCTGAGCAGAGGCTGGCGTTTTACATGGGTAACGCGCTTCGTTCTCGCGCGTGTCCTAGTGAGTTATCTTCCCCTGTCAATGAAATCTACTCAGAGGATCAAATGCTGGCGATGTACTCGCTGTACGACATCTCCCCTTGCTTTAAGTTCGGCCTCCTCGCCGCCAACCTGGTGATGCTTGAAGCCATCACCACCGCGTTGCAGGAAGGGATCAAGGTTCATGTAATCGATTTCGACGTTGGCCACGGCGCACAGTACGTTAATCTTCTCCGCGCATTGGCGGAGCGCCGCTCACAAATTATCCCTTCCGCCGGTGCTGGTTCCGCCGCCGGGTCGTACGATCTTAAAGTCACGGTGGTGGAAACCGAGGTGGACAACCGTGGGGTGAAGGACTCAGTCAAAGACGGGCTGATCAAGTTAGCTGAGAGAGTTGGTATCAGTTTGAAATTCGAATCCCTAACTCGGAGGATCACTGAGTTGACTCGTGAGTCACTCGGGTGCGAGGAAGGAGAAGCGATTGTGGTGAATTTCGCCTTCAAGCTTCACCGGGTACCGGATGAGAGCGTTTCTTCGATGGAGAATCTACGCGACGAGCTTTTAAGGCGCGTGAAAGGGCTTAACCCACGCGCGGTTACGTTAGTGGAGCAGGAGATGAATGGGAATACTGCACCCTTTATGACTAGGGTGAATGAGTCATGTGCTTACTATGGTGCCTTGTTGGATTCCCTTGACTTGACCCTACCCAAGGAGAACCCGGATCGGGCCCGGATTGAGGAGGGGATCGGGCGGAAGATGGCGAACTCGGTCGCGTGCGAGGGGAGGGACCGCGTGGAGCGCGCCGAGGTTTTCGGGAAGTGGCGGGCCCGGATGGGTATGGCtgggtttgagttgaaaccgTTAACCCAAAGCGTGGCGGAATCAATGCGGGCTAAGCTCGACTCGGCCCGGGGTGGGAACCCGGGTTTTACGGTCAAGGAAGAAAGTGGTGGGGTCGGGTTCGGGTGGAATGGTCGGACACTCACCGTCGCGTCCGCTTGGCGTTAA